The following are encoded together in the Syngnathus typhle isolate RoL2023-S1 ecotype Sweden linkage group LG5, RoL_Styp_1.0, whole genome shotgun sequence genome:
- the rnf180a gene encoding E3 ubiquitin-protein ligase RNF180, producing the protein MGLKGAAMNSHVGVSGGNESSIRVEQLLRPALPGRKVHSEIRRDGDERSWEKRGRLRKCVSIENVGNGSEEGGSTESLSSSGSDQVDSAVGSNAVASASAIMNKTSLQHPQAAGRCSPPPLTSVRNSSPVPSRPQRASSSGTTSVRPPSRPPRDPCRVDVRTPGGLSQTLNNAVGETHLDEEEEAGGVMDVTSPSRITVPERMSKKERKRIKCARRRQKRKERWRQSQLQGSTGSITSSSDEEEEDVSKEGYMCAVCLDVYFSPYMCQPCKHIFCEPCLRTLAKNCPTSTPCPLCRTIITHVFFQKELNQMVRMFFPKEYACRKQNFQKATCAKWPLPSCRKLFRIFGGFRPSSPMARRQLPRAGGGFRLSALDFDDDGRGWHFDMDMVIIYIYSVNWIIGFFIVCILCYLFFPSF; encoded by the exons ATGGGGCTTAAAGGTGCAGCCATGAACTCCCATGTGGGGGTCAGCGGTGGGAACGAGAGCAGCATCCGTGTGGAGCAACTTCTGCGACCGGCGCTTCCGGGAAGGAAAGTCCACAGCGAGATAAGACGGGATGGAGATGAAAGAAGTTGGGAGAAAAGAGGGAGACTCAGGAAGTGTGTCAGTATTGAGAATGTCGGCAATGGATCAGAAGAGGGAGGAAGCACAGAGAGTCTGTCCAGCTCTGGTTCGGATCAAGTGGATTCTGCAGTTGGGTCGAACGCAGTGGCTAGCGCCAGTGCCATCATGAATAAAACCTCTCTTCAGCATCCACAAGCAGCGGGGAGGTGTTCACCCCCACCTCTCACCTCCGTTCGAAACAGCTCACCCGTCCCCTCTCGCCCTCAGAGAGCTTCATCATCCGGGACCACCTCAGTGAGGCCACCCAGCCGTCCTCCCAGAGACCCATGCCGGGTGGATGTGAGGACACCTGGCGGCTTGTCACAGACTTTGAACAACGCTGTGGGAGAGACCCACTtggacgaggaggaagaggccGGAGGTGTGATGGACGTGACGAGCCCATCTCGGATCACGGTGCCGGAGAGGATGAGCAAGAAGGAGAGGAAGAGAATCAAATGTGCGAGGAGGAGGCAGAAGAGGAAGGAGCGATGGAGGCAAAGTCAGCTGCAG GGCTCCACAGGTAGCATTACCAGCAGCAgcgatgaggaggaagaagacgtGAGCAAGGAGGGATACATGTGCGCCGTGTGCCTGGACGTCTACTTCAGCCCGTACATGTGTCAGCCGTGCAAGCACATCTTTTGTGAACCTTGCCTGAGGACGTTGGCCAAGAACTGTCCCACCAGCACTCCCTGCCCCCTCTGCAGAACCATCATCACGCACGTCTTCTTCCAGAAGG agTTGAATCAAATGGTAAGGATGTTCTTCCCAAAGGAATACGCATGTCGGAAACAAAACTTCCAGAAAGCGACTTGTGCGAAATGGCCTCTGCCGAGCTGCAGAAAACTCTTCAGAATATTTGGAG GTTTCAGGCCTTCCAGCCCCATGGCGCGACGTCAGTTGCCTCGTGCGGGCGGCGGCTTCCGTCTGAGCGCGTTGGATTTTGACGACGACGGCCGCGGGTGGCATTTTGACATGGATATGGTCATCATCTACATTTACTCTGTCAACTGGATTATTGGCTTCTTCATAGTTTGCATCCTCTGTTATCtctttttcccctctttttGA
- the htr1aa gene encoding 5-hydroxytryptamine (serotonin) receptor 1A a has translation MDYLPTGGNDSNATVGYPPGVEVVADWLGSDDSHNNNTGGSYSFPFVQLGYQIVTSLLLGALILCSIFGNACVVAAIALERSLQNVANYLIGSLAVTDLMVSVLVLPMAALYQVLNKWTLGQGICDLFISLDVLCCTSSILHLCAIALDRYWAITDPIDYVNKRTPRRAALLISVTWLVGFSVSIPPMLGWRSAEDRADLDACIISQDPGYTIYSTFGAFYIPLILMLVLYGRIFKAARFRIRKTVKKTEVKGERCLTLSPAVLHKKSNGEAGSGRPCINGAVQFGDEAESLEVIEVSSSKSHLALPNTPQSSSHENLSERNCGAKRKLALARERKTVKTLGIIMGTFIFCWLPFFIVALVLPFCGESCYMPEWLGAVINWLGYSNSLLNPIIYAYFNKDFQSAFKKIVKCKFHRP, from the coding sequence ATGGATTACCTTCCCACCGGAGGCAACGACAGCAACGCCACCGTCGGGTACCCGCccggggtggaggtggtggcggACTGGCTGGGCTCCGACGACagccacaacaacaacaccgGCGGTTCCTACTCCTTTCCGTTCGTGCAACTGGGCTACCAGATCGTCACCTCCCTTCTGCTGGGTGCGCTCATCCTGTGCTCCATCTTTGGTAACGCGTGCGTGGTGGCCGCTATCGCCCTGGAAAGGTCCCTCCAAAACGTGGCCAACTACTTGATCGGATCCCTGGCTGTGACGGACCTCATGGTGTCGGTGCTGGTGCTGCCCATGGCGGCCCTGTACCAAGTGTTGAACAAGTGGACCCTGGGCCAGGGGATCTGTGACTTGTTCATCTCTCTAGACGTGTTGTGCTGCACCTCATCCATCCTGCACCTGTGCGCCATCGCTCTGGACCGCTACTGGGCCATCACGGACCCCATAGACTATGTCAACAAGCGCACCCCGAGGAGAGCCGCGCTCCTCATCAGCGTCACCTGGCTGGTGGGCTTCTCCGTATCCATCCCGCCCATGTTGGGCTGGAGGAGCGCCGAGGACCGAGCCGACCTGGATGCTTGCATCATCAGCCAGGACCCGGGCTACACCATCTACTCCACCTTTGGGGCGTTCTACATCCCTCTCATCCTCATGCTGGTCCTTTATGGGCGGATCTTCAAGGCGGCTCGCTTCCGGATCCGAAAGACAGTGAAGAAGACAGAGGTCAAAGGTGAGCGTTGCTTGACATTATCCCCCGCGGTGCTCCACAAGAAGAGCAACGGGGAGGCCGGCAGCGGTAGGCCGTGCATCAACGGCGCCGTGCAGTTTGGCGACGAGGCCGAATCCCTGGAGGTGATAGAGGTGAGCAGTTCCAAAAGCCACCTGGCCCTGCCCAACACCCCGCAGTCATCCTCGCACGAGAACCTCAGCGAGAGGAACTGCGGTGCCAAACGCAAATTGGCGCTGGCCCGAGAGCGCAAGACGGTGAAGACGCTGGGCATCATCATGGGCACGTTCATCTTCTGCTGGCTGCCGTTCTTCATCGTGGCCCTAGTGCTGCCCTTCTGCGGAGAGAGCTGCTACATGCCCGAATGGCTGGGCGCCGTCATTAATTGGCTGGGCTACTCCAACTCCCTGCTCAACCCAATCATCTACGCCTACTTCAACAAGGACTTCCAAAGTGCTTTCAAAAAGATTGTCAAGTGCAAATTCCACAGACCGTGA
- the rgs7bpa gene encoding regulator of G-protein signaling 7-binding protein A, translating to MSSASNGRKNRPRPAGSIFQIGKPLYRDPQRRESTESSRRALRAVVDCRMIVQEFNTLVALYRELVISIGEITVDCPNLRADMLRTRTKGCEIARAAHHSLTLIAGPEDGEIHPEICRLFIQLQCCLEMYITEMLKSFCLLGSLQLHRKGKHPNPNPCSLPSVGRKADESSDVPILEDTSSSPTDGPPPAWLVATDIENIEKDMREMKNLLTKLRETMPLPLKNQDDSSLLNLSPYPLIQQRKRRFFGLCCLVTS from the exons ATGAGTTCTGCATCGAACGGGCGCAAAAACCGCCCCAGACCGGCCGGGTCCATCTTTCAGATCGGCAAGCCCCTCTACCGAGACCCCCAGCGGCGGGAGAGCACCGAGAGCAGCCGCAGAGCCCTGCGCGCCGTGGTCGACTGCAGGATG ATCGTGCAAGAGTTCAACACATTGGTGGCGCTGTACCGAGAGCTGGTCATTTCCATTGGCGAGATCACCGTTGACTGTCCCAACTTGAGGGCCGACATGCTGAGGACTCGAACCAAAGGCTGCGAGATAGCCAGGGCCGCACATCACAGTCTCACATTGATTGCAGG GCCAGAGGATGGCGAGATTCACCCAGAGATCTGTCGGCTCTTCATCCAGCTCCAGTGCTGCTTGGAGATGTACATCACTGAGATGCTCAAGTCATTCTGCTTGCTGGGCTCCCTGCAGCTCCACAGAAAAGGTAAACACccgaacccta ATCCCTGTAGCCTTCCATCAGTGGGCAGAAAAGCCGACGAAAGCTCAGACGTCCCCATCCTTGAGGACACCTCCTCCTCGCCCACCGACGGCCCTCCACCCGCATGGCTGGTGGCCACGGACATAGAAAACATTGAAAA GGACATGAGAGAAATGAAGAACCTTCTCACTAAACTCAGGGAGACGATGCCTTTACCACTAAAGAACCAAG ACGACAGCAGTTTGCTGAACCTGTCTCCCTACCCGCTAATCcaacaaaggaagagacgcTTCTTTGGCCTTTGTTGCTTGGTAACCAGTTGA